One window from the genome of Pseudanabaena yagii GIHE-NHR1 encodes:
- a CDS encoding IS1634 family transposase translates to MPEIDVQDIDHLGIIAGIVDDIGIVEIIDREIGSHPQEKVSAGQVVKAMILNCMGFLTAPLYLFSDFFLGKATEHLIGAGVKAEYLNESRLGRVMDQLYEYGITLIFVKIATEMCKRFGVSVKNTHLDGTSMSVHGKYQTTESGEKNLVEEEATEAVAIAITQGYSRDHRPDLKQFTWHLLTSEEEGIPIFMNVADGNKTDQSTFPEVIKAFQAEWEGEQPDLYVMDAAFYSETNLREFGNIIDWISRVPATIKAAQELIQIILPEQFSQQKDHKGYRFCVVCSTYSKFRSNPPQEE, encoded by the coding sequence ATGCCTGAGATAGACGTACAAGACATAGACCATCTGGGTATTATTGCAGGGATAGTAGATGATATTGGGATAGTCGAAATCATAGATCGGGAGATAGGTAGCCATCCGCAAGAGAAAGTAAGTGCGGGACAAGTAGTGAAAGCGATGATATTAAACTGCATGGGTTTCTTAACGGCTCCATTATATTTATTCAGTGACTTTTTTTTAGGAAAAGCGACAGAACATCTAATCGGAGCAGGAGTAAAAGCAGAATATCTAAACGAAAGCCGACTAGGAAGAGTGATGGATCAATTATATGAATATGGGATCACACTAATATTTGTGAAGATAGCCACAGAGATGTGTAAACGATTTGGAGTTAGCGTCAAGAATACACATCTTGACGGTACAAGTATGTCAGTGCATGGGAAGTATCAAACAACGGAATCAGGAGAGAAAAATTTAGTCGAAGAAGAAGCCACCGAGGCAGTAGCGATCGCAATTACGCAAGGATACTCACGAGACCATCGCCCAGACTTGAAGCAATTTACATGGCATTTACTGACCAGTGAAGAAGAAGGAATCCCGATATTCATGAATGTTGCCGATGGGAACAAAACAGACCAGAGCACTTTTCCAGAGGTAATCAAAGCATTTCAGGCAGAATGGGAAGGAGAACAACCAGACTTGTATGTAATGGATGCAGCCTTCTATAGTGAAACCAATCTGAGAGAATTTGGTAATATCATCGATTGGATTAGTCGAGTACCCGCAACGATAAAAGCTGCACAGGAGCTAATCCAAATTATATTGCCCGAACAATTCAGTCAGCAGAAAGACCACAAAGGTTATCGTTTTTGCGTAGTCTGTAGTACTTACAGCAAATTCCGATCAAACCCGCCACAGGAAGAGTAA
- a CDS encoding C39 family peptidase: protein MTAANNSPVNALIASPVTIAVTQAPSEVVVNREIAIAGIANFTQVLQILVTLPNDAVVPMQVNPNMGTWQAKITAGLPTAMATFLRVQAIGANNQLLAELIVNVLVKNPDIALVTKQATRFKASPADSETLPPQSKVDIKAGQTFEVLRYGTVDGHIKVLLKQPIPSMGAFGYFYAPHVDLIAPITLMVKQPTIFKISTAASQALPANQKVELKAGTKLLLDGNFTITDNHIQVKLAQPLAPVGQIGFFFLPHVELSKLGESIDFSNPEDVSDIPINGAIATVITDTFLKSSSQNASSLSDMQKIMVKAGTTYPISGYAAVNGHFRVKFTSAIAPIGNVGFFYERHISITKNGKPILFDPDMKTLTLRQNTVLKKRPIDSRQLATNELAPLTAGDVFGLDSYSLTDIHYQVTLNEEVPPLGNSGFVFVGHVSLKQGNKVLDINPKRKVLGVPYFSQLDNPRDPFVTCNVTSIAMALAFHGRRSRNPRQQLEDELYQWVIDRHGRQARTDNSVLQRLYHAYGFGGNFSTNRTWSQIQQEIIANRPVVIGGYFTHGGHIITIIGFDEKGYIVHDPYGDALTGYRQTEGKSLHYPHTYMRNMCGIDGDVWAHFILPQ from the coding sequence ATGACAGCCGCTAATAATTCGCCTGTTAACGCTCTTATTGCTTCACCCGTAACGATTGCAGTTACCCAAGCACCTAGTGAGGTTGTGGTTAATCGCGAAATTGCGATCGCTGGTATAGCCAACTTTACTCAAGTTTTACAAATTCTAGTAACATTGCCTAATGATGCAGTTGTTCCGATGCAAGTTAACCCAAACATGGGGACTTGGCAAGCCAAAATTACGGCTGGTTTACCAACTGCGATGGCGACATTTTTGCGAGTGCAGGCGATTGGTGCAAACAATCAGCTTTTGGCTGAGTTAATAGTCAATGTTTTAGTCAAAAATCCTGATATCGCTCTAGTCACTAAGCAAGCTACACGTTTTAAAGCTTCCCCTGCAGATTCAGAGACTTTACCGCCACAGAGCAAGGTAGATATTAAGGCTGGACAAACCTTTGAGGTCTTGCGCTACGGTACTGTCGATGGACATATCAAGGTTTTGCTCAAGCAACCGATCCCGTCTATGGGAGCATTTGGTTATTTCTATGCGCCTCATGTGGATTTGATTGCACCGATTACGCTAATGGTGAAGCAACCCACGATTTTTAAGATCTCGACAGCGGCTTCGCAAGCTTTACCTGCTAACCAAAAAGTCGAGTTGAAGGCAGGGACTAAGTTATTGTTGGATGGGAACTTTACGATTACCGATAACCATATCCAAGTCAAATTAGCTCAACCATTGGCTCCTGTTGGACAAATTGGATTCTTTTTCCTGCCTCATGTCGAACTATCGAAGCTAGGCGAATCAATTGATTTCTCGAATCCTGAGGATGTTAGTGATATCCCGATCAATGGCGCGATCGCTACAGTGATTACTGACACTTTCTTAAAATCATCATCTCAAAATGCTAGCAGCCTCTCCGATATGCAAAAAATCATGGTTAAGGCTGGCACAACCTATCCAATTAGTGGCTATGCTGCAGTTAATGGTCATTTTCGAGTGAAGTTTACATCTGCAATTGCTCCCATTGGTAATGTGGGATTTTTCTATGAGCGACATATCAGCATCACCAAAAATGGCAAGCCGATACTATTCGATCCTGATATGAAAACCCTAACCCTCAGGCAAAACACAGTACTCAAAAAACGCCCTATTGACTCGCGCCAGTTAGCCACCAATGAATTAGCACCCCTTACAGCAGGTGATGTGTTTGGTCTAGATAGCTATAGCCTGACCGATATTCATTATCAAGTCACCTTAAATGAGGAAGTGCCACCATTGGGCAATTCAGGCTTTGTATTTGTAGGACATGTCAGCCTTAAGCAGGGCAATAAGGTGCTTGACATTAATCCCAAGCGCAAAGTTTTAGGTGTACCCTATTTTTCACAATTAGACAATCCACGTGATCCTTTTGTGACCTGTAATGTCACCTCGATCGCTATGGCGTTAGCTTTTCACGGTAGGCGATCGCGTAATCCGCGGCAGCAGCTAGAAGATGAGCTATATCAATGGGTAATTGATCGCCATGGCAGGCAAGCACGTACGGATAATTCCGTTTTACAACGGCTTTATCATGCCTATGGATTTGGTGGCAACTTTAGTACTAATCGTACATGGTCACAAATTCAACAGGAAATTATCGCCAATCGCCCCGTTGTCATTGGCGGTTACTTCACTCACGGCGGACATATCATTACGATCATTGGCTTTGACGAGAAGGGTTATATTGTCCATGATCCTTATGGAGATGCTCTTACAGGATACAGACAAACAGAAGGCAAGAGCTTGCACTATCCCCATACTTACATGCGTAATATGTGTGGTATCGATGGCGATGTATGGGCGCATTTCATTCTGCCCCAATAA
- the hisA gene encoding 1-(5-phosphoribosyl)-5-[(5-phosphoribosylamino)methylideneamino]imidazole-4-carboxamide isomerase, with protein MDVIPAIDILDGRCVRLYQGDYQQSEVFGEDPVEVAQRWYSQGAKYLHVVDLDGAKVGKPQNLKVIEAIARSIPMRVQMGGGLRDRESILSVLHSGVSRVILGTAAVENSQLIADICAEFPEQIMIGIDARDGKVATRGWLETSEVMAVDLARRMTSIGVAGIIYTDIHRDGTMQGPNIEALRQLAENVDVPVIASGGISSITDLLNLLSLESVGVKGAIVGKSIYTGAIQLPEAIRAVGNGRWQDVVDGSAIA; from the coding sequence ATGGATGTAATTCCCGCAATTGATATTTTAGATGGACGCTGTGTAAGGCTCTATCAAGGGGATTATCAACAGTCAGAAGTATTTGGTGAAGACCCTGTAGAGGTTGCCCAACGCTGGTACAGTCAAGGCGCTAAGTATTTGCATGTAGTTGATTTAGATGGTGCAAAGGTAGGCAAGCCCCAAAATTTAAAGGTAATTGAGGCGATCGCCCGTTCCATCCCCATGCGTGTACAGATGGGTGGTGGCTTGCGCGATCGCGAAAGTATCCTTTCCGTGCTGCACTCTGGCGTTAGTCGCGTCATCTTAGGCACAGCCGCAGTAGAGAACTCACAACTAATCGCCGATATTTGTGCAGAATTTCCTGAACAAATCATGATTGGTATCGATGCCCGTGATGGCAAAGTTGCCACAAGAGGTTGGCTAGAGACTTCGGAAGTCATGGCGGTGGATTTGGCTAGACGCATGACCTCGATTGGTGTTGCAGGGATTATCTATACCGACATTCATCGTGATGGGACGATGCAAGGACCAAATATCGAGGCTTTGCGCCAACTGGCCGAAAATGTTGATGTGCCTGTCATTGCCTCTGGTGGCATCAGTTCGATTACCGATTTGTTAAATCTGCTGTCGTTAGAATCTGTCGGTGTCAAGGGTGCGATCGTGGGTAAATCGATTTACACAGGCGCAATCCAATTACCAGAAGCCATCAGAGCAGTTGGCAATGGACGCTGGCAGGATGTAGTCGATGGATCGGCGATCGCTTAG
- a CDS encoding IS4 family transposase, translated as MKEINLFREKLQQHLQWNRARLAFVSMFLIALMRVKTVNLAEIATGFSGYAKVESHYKRLQRFFRDFEVDYEKIALMVVKVMQIPEPWVISIDRTDWEFGKTVFNVLTLGIVHYGIAFPLVWMMLDKKGNSNTRERCELCNRFLEIFGDRKIDFLSADREFVGEDWLDYLLCEPCNRFRIRIRKNTLLNDGQKKLRADICFQDLQVGQSKVLSKPRKVWNHWLRIAAMRLDDGDLLIVATTHDPDTAIADYAKRWAIETLFGCFKTRGFCLESTHLQDPERLSKLIALLTLALCWAFSSGLWLAQLNPLKPKKHGRLPKSIFRLGFDFLRHIIFDLHLNSQAFFNSIKFLSCT; from the coding sequence ATGAAAGAGATTAACCTATTCCGAGAAAAGTTGCAGCAACATCTGCAATGGAATAGAGCAAGACTAGCCTTTGTGTCCATGTTCTTGATCGCGCTAATGCGAGTAAAGACAGTAAACCTAGCTGAAATTGCCACAGGATTTAGTGGTTATGCCAAAGTCGAATCACACTATAAGAGGTTACAGAGATTTTTTCGAGACTTTGAAGTGGACTATGAAAAGATCGCACTCATGGTCGTCAAAGTCATGCAAATCCCCGAACCTTGGGTAATTTCTATCGACCGCACCGATTGGGAATTCGGTAAAACCGTGTTTAATGTGCTGACATTGGGAATAGTGCATTACGGTATTGCATTCCCGTTGGTATGGATGATGCTGGACAAAAAAGGTAACTCAAACACCCGTGAGCGCTGTGAATTGTGTAATCGATTTCTGGAAATATTTGGAGACCGCAAAATCGACTTTTTGAGTGCAGACCGAGAGTTTGTCGGTGAGGATTGGTTAGATTACTTGTTGTGTGAACCATGTAACCGTTTTCGTATCCGCATTCGTAAAAATACTTTGCTCAATGACGGGCAGAAAAAACTGCGTGCCGACATTTGTTTTCAAGACCTCCAAGTTGGTCAGTCCAAAGTATTGTCCAAGCCCAGAAAGGTTTGGAACCATTGGCTTCGTATAGCCGCTATGCGTCTTGATGATGGCGATTTATTAATTGTCGCGACGACTCATGACCCTGATACGGCTATTGCTGACTATGCTAAGCGTTGGGCTATTGAGACTTTATTCGGGTGCTTTAAAACCCGTGGCTTTTGTTTGGAGTCCACTCATCTTCAAGATCCTGAACGTCTTTCCAAACTAATTGCTTTGCTTACTCTGGCTTTATGTTGGGCTTTTTCTTCTGGGCTTTGGTTGGCTCAACTAAATCCCCTCAAGCCTAAAAAACACGGTCGTCTTCCTAAAAGCATTTTTCGCCTTGGTTTTGATTTCCTTCGTCACATCATCTTTGACTTACATCTCAATTCTCAAGCCTTCTTTAACTCCATTAAATTTTTGTCCTGTACTTAG
- a CDS encoding translation initiation factor IF-2, with product MGFADYSIAEIAEDYKLTIEAVFKLCDRLGIAYQDAETKLALEDAKAVIMASEAQNSKTPKD from the coding sequence ATGGGCTTTGCTGACTATTCGATCGCTGAGATCGCCGAAGACTACAAACTCACTATTGAGGCTGTATTTAAACTGTGTGATCGCCTAGGGATCGCTTACCAAGATGCAGAAACCAAACTCGCTTTGGAAGATGCAAAAGCCGTCATCATGGCATCTGAAGCCCAAAATTCTAAAACACCTAAAGATTAA
- a CDS encoding transposase has translation MSSYQDMLKRASKLLPVNVKVVLLADRAFANPELVRYVWELKWQCRIRIKGNFWIYAPKHGWQTVKQLHLRLGEAKLIHNVKVHKTESKRLTDVHIAAAWESGSREYWYILSTEPTTLQTFWEYGLRFDIEENFLDDKSNGFDLESSRLRSAPAISRLCFVIALTTLFLTAQGLAVADSGYRRLVDPHWFRGLSYLKIGWNWIHTAITKNWAFLPFYSFTSYLDSHPAIASRRKHLQKLFRIEFYASTLDYAS, from the coding sequence ATGAGTAGCTATCAAGACATGCTCAAACGCGCATCGAAACTGTTGCCCGTGAATGTCAAAGTAGTTTTATTAGCAGACCGAGCATTTGCTAATCCAGAACTGGTGCGCTATGTGTGGGAATTAAAATGGCAATGTCGGATTCGGATCAAGGGTAATTTCTGGATATATGCCCCCAAGCATGGCTGGCAAACAGTCAAACAATTACATCTTCGTCTTGGTGAAGCTAAGTTGATCCACAATGTTAAAGTTCACAAAACTGAGTCCAAGCGTCTTACCGATGTGCATATTGCGGCGGCTTGGGAATCTGGGAGCCGAGAGTATTGGTATATTCTCAGTACTGAACCTACCACACTCCAAACTTTTTGGGAGTATGGTCTGAGATTCGATATTGAGGAGAATTTCTTGGATGATAAATCTAATGGCTTTGATTTAGAATCTTCGCGTTTACGTTCGGCTCCTGCCATTTCTCGCCTTTGTTTTGTGATAGCACTGACCACCTTGTTTTTAACGGCTCAAGGACTGGCGGTTGCTGATTCTGGCTATCGTCGTTTGGTTGATCCTCATTGGTTTCGTGGGCTTAGTTATCTCAAGATTGGCTGGAACTGGATTCACACCGCTATCACTAAAAACTGGGCTTTCTTGCCTTTCTACTCTTTTACTTCTTATCTTGACTCTCACCCTGCTATTGCTTCTCGTCGAAAACATCTTCAGAAATTATTCCGCATTGAGTTCTATGCTTCTACTCTCGACTATGCTTCATAG
- a CDS encoding COG3415 family protein, with translation MAAYSLDLREKILSAWQNKENTQRDLAKRFKVSLSFVRDFLRRYRETDEIAAKPQGGDRRSKIKGKNEELVKAIVREQNDIYLRELSTGQKFNGVKEGLRIEM, from the coding sequence ATGGCAGCATATTCGCTTGATTTACGGGAAAAGATATTAAGTGCATGGCAAAACAAAGAAAATACGCAGAGAGATTTGGCAAAACGATTTAAAGTAAGTCTGTCTTTTGTGCGAGATTTTTTGCGTCGGTATCGAGAAACAGATGAAATCGCAGCAAAACCGCAAGGAGGAGATCGACGATCCAAAATTAAAGGCAAGAATGAAGAATTAGTGAAAGCAATTGTTAGAGAACAAAATGATATATATCTGCGAGAGCTAAGTACAGGACAAAAATTTAATGGAGTTAAAGAAGGCTTGAGAATTGAGATGTAA
- a CDS encoding IS5 family transposase has protein sequence MRQPYNTDLSNEEWEIIAPMMPKPSKLGRPPKTNFREVLNEIFYIAKNGCTWENLPHDLPTYSTIYFYFQRWTKTGVIAEINYQISTQVRLADGREATPSLASLDSQSIKTMDSAGSRGIDGGKKVKGRKRFIMVDTLGLVFGALVCPANVGERAGAMRLLANLKYPLRRLQKILVDKGFSGEDITQWVKDNFSCTWEVSKRSESQKGFVVESKRWVVERTFAWIDKYRRLSKDYEFYENISESFIYIALIRKMLKNLTAVNS, from the coding sequence ATGCGCCAACCCTATAATACCGATTTATCCAATGAAGAGTGGGAAATAATAGCTCCAATGATGCCAAAACCATCAAAATTGGGGAGACCACCAAAAACAAATTTTCGGGAAGTGCTGAATGAGATTTTCTACATAGCCAAGAATGGTTGTACATGGGAAAATCTGCCCCATGATTTGCCAACATATTCGACCATCTACTTCTACTTTCAAAGATGGACAAAAACAGGAGTTATAGCTGAAATCAATTACCAGATAAGCACACAAGTACGATTAGCAGATGGTCGAGAAGCAACACCGAGTCTAGCCAGTCTCGATAGTCAAAGTATTAAAACCATGGATAGTGCAGGTAGTCGTGGTATTGATGGTGGAAAAAAGGTTAAGGGTCGCAAACGATTCATCATGGTTGATACATTGGGGTTAGTCTTTGGCGCTCTCGTATGCCCAGCAAATGTTGGCGAGAGAGCAGGAGCGATGAGACTATTAGCAAATCTCAAGTATCCACTGAGACGCTTACAAAAGATATTAGTTGACAAGGGATTCTCTGGCGAGGATATCACCCAGTGGGTTAAAGACAACTTTAGTTGCACTTGGGAAGTAAGCAAACGGTCGGAATCACAGAAAGGGTTTGTTGTTGAATCAAAGCGTTGGGTAGTGGAGAGAACCTTCGCTTGGATAGACAAATATCGTAGACTTAGCAAGGACTATGAATTTTATGAGAATATCTCAGAGTCGTTTATTTACATAGCTTTGATCCGAAAAATGCTTAAAAATCTTACTGCTGTCAATTCTTAA
- the psbV gene encoding photosystem II cytochrome c-550 — MNKNVFKYLAAAIAFVMIAFQLFTPSVNAADIPIELRTVPLNENTNIVLTQKDIAKGKKLFQNACANCHLGGATFTNPNVNLSPESLAGAYPTRNNVLGLVDFMKKPTTYDGVTEIYDVHPSLKSTDIFPTMRGLTDNDLKLIAGYILYEPKVKGIGWGGGKIYY; from the coding sequence ATGAACAAAAATGTTTTTAAATATCTAGCTGCGGCGATCGCTTTTGTAATGATTGCTTTTCAGCTTTTTACCCCTAGTGTCAATGCTGCCGATATTCCTATCGAGTTGCGTACCGTTCCTCTTAACGAAAACACCAATATTGTCTTGACACAAAAAGACATTGCTAAGGGCAAAAAATTATTTCAAAATGCCTGTGCTAACTGCCACCTCGGCGGCGCAACCTTTACTAATCCTAACGTTAACCTTTCTCCTGAATCCCTTGCAGGTGCATACCCAACACGTAACAACGTACTTGGCTTGGTAGATTTCATGAAGAAGCCCACTACCTATGATGGTGTAACCGAAATCTATGACGTTCACCCCAGCCTCAAGAGCACCGATATCTTCCCCACCATGCGTGGTCTAACTGACAACGACCTCAAGCTAATTGCAGGTTACATCCTCTACGAACCTAAAGTTAAAGGTATCGGCTGGGGCGGCGGAAAGATATACTATTAA
- the petE gene encoding plastocyanin — protein MNISAFAKKLGLLIASLVLVVGSFFMSATSASADTVTVKMGSDGGQLVFDPKVVTIKVGDTVKWLNNKAFPHNIVFDGHEELSHKKLAQKPKAELESTFNEAGEFSYYCSPHRGAGMQGKVVVQ, from the coding sequence ATGAATATTTCTGCATTTGCAAAAAAGCTTGGTCTTTTGATCGCTAGCCTCGTGCTTGTTGTTGGTAGCTTCTTCATGTCTGCTACCTCTGCTTCTGCTGATACCGTCACCGTTAAAATGGGTTCTGATGGTGGTCAGTTGGTATTCGATCCTAAGGTAGTAACAATAAAAGTTGGCGATACTGTCAAATGGCTTAACAACAAAGCTTTCCCTCACAACATCGTATTTGACGGTCATGAAGAACTTTCTCACAAGAAGTTGGCTCAAAAGCCTAAGGCTGAGCTAGAGTCTACCTTCAACGAAGCTGGTGAATTCTCTTACTATTGCTCTCCTCATCGTGGCGCTGGTATGCAAGGTAAAGTGGTTGTTCAATAG